The DNA window gtgttctgtattttaaaaccaaaacgTAAGACCCTATATTTGTCCCTGTTAAATGTCAGCTAGTTGGACTGCAGCCTGTGAAGATCTGTTTGGATTCTAATTCTGTCGCTGCACGTTGCTATGCCGGCTCTGTGGCTCCTTGTTTAGGCAGCCAAGGGTGATGGTGATCTCTCCCTGGGCGTGGAGGCCACCAGCGGGCCGCGAGCAAGAAGAGCggcaggagaaaatgcagaagaaGAGACTGAAGGCAGCAGATTAGGTgaagcagcaaggaaaaaaatacaggaagaGCAGGGAAGAGCAAAGGAATACTTGTAGGATGGAGGCAGGTGATGACAACTACCGTCCCAGGAGGATACTAATAAACATACTGTCACTTAGATGCTATGATCTGTCTGTGACCCTGAAAGGAAGTGCTTCAAACTGTAataagttacaaaagcaggagaaTATTTACAGTAggattggttttttaaaatcattttttgacAATATAGTGGTGTCTACGGGGGAGAGAAACCCAGGAAGGCTTCAGTTTAAATTTATACTTTCTGTATAGGGCCATTCTCCCATGTATATGTATTACTTGAAAGCTTGTTTCTGATAGACTTTTGCCCCGGCTACAGAACGCGCAAGAACCGGTGGAGAGGAACACTGACAAAGGTCCTTCTAGGACCCAactaactaaaaaacaaaaacaaaaacaaaacatggtacATAGTGGTGATTTGTTTTTCCAGGGAAGCCCTATTCAAATTCATTTAACGTGTGGTCACTCACCACGCCACTGTCGTGGGCACTCTCACAAAGGCTCACCCCCCCCACACCCTCGGGGGGCAGGTGGTTACTTTCCTCACTTTGTAAATAAGAAAGTCAGAAGGTAAACAATTGGCCCAGTATCTACTTCCAGCACAAGGACTGTAAGTGTGCCAACAGGCAAAATTTCACAGCTTACACAAGACCTTAAAAAAAGTTTGACACAGGTGTACAATTTCAGGACACCGAGCCTACTGTCGTTTGTCTCAGTGTATCAGAAccgtttcagccctggctggtgtggctcggttggtcggagcatcatccGGTAAACTGAAAGTCTGCgggttctattcctagtcagggcacatacctagcttgtgggctcagtccccagttagggtgcgtacaggaggcagctgatggatgtttccctctcacatccatgtttctctccctctctctcaccctcccgtgccctccctctaaaatcagtaagcatgtccttgggtgaggattaagaaaaataaaccatttcATAAACCATTTTGGTTTATGGCTACATAAACCAAACATATTGGGCTGTGGGTACAGTGTCGCCTTTTCAGAGTGACCTCCCAGAGGCCTCTACAGCAGACATAGGTGCTCATGAACTGTTTTCAGTTCAAGCTCAATGGACTCCTTAAGAGTTTTGCTTTCCTTACTCACAGGTAAAAGCCTTCAAACATCAACCTCTTTCTTCAAGTATGAATAATGAACAACATACAGAAGATTGGTTCAATCTTCTGTATGTTGTGTGTGAGACTCACCTGGCAAGAACCACCAAagccccaccctcacctctcagagattctgatttaacaTTTGAGGTGGGCACCTGCCCAGGTGTTTTTAAGGTCCAGACTAGGCTGAGAAACACAGCTTAAGACCAGCGACCACCTTGCTCCTATAATTTACATAGATCGCTTTGGAAGACTCTATCTACTATTAAGAACATCACCTAAGAGATACACCACATAATCTAATCCTTGAGGGGACGTGTTTATAAGTTCTCTGCGTACTGAGCGGTGCCACATTTCAAACCTCTTACAAAACTAGCAGCTGCTTTTTAATACAGCTGGGAGAAAGTTACCTGGGGCTCATAACTGAATTTATAGGCCACTGAATGAATGGTTCAGTGATTCCTCTTCTGAATCAAGGTGTCATCAGTTCTTGGCTGTTTAGCATTTTTCCATTCTCAGAAATCACAGACACCAACAACATTGCAACTCAGATAccggaatttttttaaaagttcaaaaagtATGtataatataaggaaaatatttctgcAGAACCAGTCCTCCTCTCCAAACCAGTGTGACAGGAATAAATAAAGCTAAATAAATCACTACGACCTCCAGCTGAAGTGGCAGGGATACTGTATCCCAAGGCCCTGTATGTGAAAGTGCGGCTTCTGCTCTAGGCGCACCCCTGAAGATGGGAGTAGACTACGAGTTTGCGCACACCAATTTCTATGTCCCCAGTGACCGTTATAAGATTACTGTTtttgccctgacaggtgtggctcagtgagttgggtgtcatcccacggactaaaaggtcaccggttcctTTCCCAGTTGAGGAACGTGTCTGGGTTGGACAAAGCCCCCTATTGGGGGcgttcgagaggcaactgattgatgtttttctctttctctctttctccctccctgtccctctctctaaaaataaataaaatctttaaaatgaaattactgTTTATCTTCTGGGAAAAATCTGCCCTGAGAATATCACAGGAAATAcatcaaaattgaaaacagaaagaaaaattacattcttACAGTAAGATTCACAAGTGTATAGTATCTAGAATTATTTTTCCACATATGGCATGGAAACTAAGGTCTAGAGAAAAAACTGAGTTGAAATGAAGAGTACCGGTGTTTCATCAGTCTATGCTTTCCCCTTCCAGATACGTACAACTGAAGAACCGGTTTCTACTCCTTTTCTCAAGGCATTTTTGGTTTAGGGGAGTGATCAGGTGCACAGATGGGAGGCAGAAACAAAGCAAAGTCAGTAACAGTCACAGGTGAGCAGTCTGGAGAGCCTGGAAAAGCCCACGAATCTGGTCACCAGACAATCTACACTGTAATTAATCGGTCATTGATGAAATTGGTTTCGGAGATCTGAGGGCCGATTACCTACCAGGCAGCGGGACTACAACTGCAAACGAGAGGAGAGCCTGACCTCTCTGAGGTCGCAGTCCAGCAGGAACAATGAGTAGCTATAATACCATGGGATGAGGGCCATCATAATGAAGTCCCAAAGGACACAGGGGCACAGAGGAAGGGCTCTGACGAGTCAGGGACAGCTTCGAGAGAGAGTGGCATTTAAGAAGACACTAGAAGGCTCAGTAGGACTTGGTTAGGGGTGAAGGGAAGAATGGGTTCTGGAAGGAGGCAATAGCATGTTGAAAAGCCCACGAGTAAGGGTGTTGGGCTCCAGAAAAGTCCGGGAGGCCAATAAGGCGAGCAGTGGGTGCTAAGCAAGTGCTGAATTATGCAGGGTTTTACAGAGTACTTGGGAATCTGgcattgtctttctttctttttaaaaagattttatttatttatcttagagagatgggaaggaaaggagaaagaaaaggagagaaacattgatgtgcaagagatacatcaattggttgactcttgcacgccctcaactggggacctggccctcaacccaggcatgtgccctgaccaggaatcgaacctgtgatgttttggttcacaggccagcgctcaatccactgagccacaccagccagggcagagtctgGCATTTTCATCCTGAAGGCAACAGGGAACCATTCACTGACAGACTAAGTAGCTGTATATGCTTTGAGAAGATCTCTTTGCCAGGGTGCTGGAGAATGGACTGGAGGAGGGGAAGCTTAGAGGCAGACGATCAGAGACAAAGTACAGACACCTAGGTGACACTCTGGCATAGTCTGGGGAAGCGGTGGTCACGATGAGAATGGGAGAATAATGCCAAAAATAAACGGGAGGAAGAACCAACAGGCTACGGAGAAGTCATCACGTTTGACTGGATGTGGTGTCATCCAGCCTCTTGACTGGAAACCAGAGAAGATACATGTTTGGGGCAAAAGATGAACCCTATTTCTGAACATGACGTGTCTTAGGAACTTATGGATCACCCGATGGCCTTGTCCAACAGACAGCTGTCATAATGGCAGTAACAAGTACCAAGGACACACTGCTTTATTAATACCAGTCACTGTTCAACACTTTACATTCGTCACATCTGTGAACTCAAACCTTCACAATAACTCTGTGAGGTAAGAACTATCTATAccttttacctttattttatagatgtagaGATGGAGCACAAAAAAGATCACCCAAGTTGCCCCAAATCACACGGCCAGTAAGTGCATCTGTGCGGGTTCAAACCCTTCTCTTTGGCCCCAGTCTGTGCTCTCAACCAGAGTTTGCTACTGCCTCTCCTGCATGCAGCTCTGAGGCTCAGCAAAATATGCAGCCTGTCTGGGAACACCAAGCATAGGAGATGCACACAAATCACCCAGTACGGCATGCTGAAGGGAAAGATTAAGGGGCTCAAGACAGACCCCAGGCTCACGCATAAGAGGCACCTGCAAAGGAAACTAGGGTGtgggcccagaggcaggagaaagctgGGAGACTGTGGTACCACCAAAAGAAGCAGGAGACAGTGAAGCACAGTGTCAAATGCAGCTGGAAAGTCACGGAAGATGCCCGTGATGCTggggtttgagtttatttcttagCAGGGCATCAAACTACAGGCTGTTTTTGTATGGCCCAACTACAAAAGGGGCTTTACAGGCTGTAGAAGGTCTAACAAAAAGGGAAGAATATGCGACAAGAGACAGTATGTGTCCTCAAAGCTGAACATACAAGTATATACTGTCTGGTTGTGAAACAAAAGATGACGTGTGACCTCGGCAAGAACAGACGCAGGGGAAGAATGGAGACGAAAAGCAGACTGAGGGTTACTGAGGAACGTAAGAGAAGTGATGGAGGGAGAAGGCAAGTCTTTCAGGACATCTGGCTGTGAAGTATGAGCTTCAAGGGGACAAGTGAGAGGAGTTTGCTGTAAACACGGAAGAGATATAAGCATCGTTAAATACAAGCTGGAAGAAGCCGCCAACAGGAAATGGGTGAAAGTACAGGAGAAGATGCTACTGAGCAAGGCCCTGTTACCGGGGGAAGGATGGAGGACCCAgaacacagacaagaaaaagaacccCGCTTTGGAGGTAACAAGAAGGCAGGAAAGGTCAACTGCACCCCGTTTGTAAGGCTGCGTGTGCGTGAAGGTGAGGAACGTGTCAGCTTACGCCTTCTGTTTCTCCAATCATCCATCTTCTGGCAGCAGGTGTCAAATCTACAGAATGGGAGGATTGAACAGTCACTCCCCGGCTCCCAGGGCCTTTCACATCGGGTATCGAGCTAAAAGTGCACTGTGTTGTGAAAACACGACCTTTCAATCCAACACGTTCCTGGCTATACAGCTGCGTAGTCAGGGCTGAACCTGAATCCTGTTCTTATTCAATGAACGACTGAAGCCAAGTCACTTATTTAACATCTTTCTGCCTCCACTTCTTCAACAGAAAACAGGGAAAACAATATGCAGTTCACAAACTGCAGTGATTTAACATTAAGCACTCTTAGCTACTATTGTTCACCTAGTCccatctcatctgtaaaatgagaatcatTAACACCCTTCCCAGGTGTGACACGTGCGTGCGATGTGAGTGAAGCACTTTGCTCAGTGCCTGTAATGAACCCTCATTCAAAGACAGGCAGCCAATCTTTGTTTTCCCAAGATACAACTATATAAGGAGAGTCACAGACAGAACAAACTGGGACCACATTAAAAAGCCAAACTTTAGGGATGTCGTTGTATTGAAAGGATCTTACGAAAACGAACCACACAATTTGAAGATCCTCCCACATAAAGTCACCCTAGTATAAGGGTCATGAGACACAAGGGCGAAATTGGACACTGGAAGCAGATTTAGAGTTACAAAGCTTGGGACGGAGATTATGTGCATTGCCAGTCTGTCTCgttcagcgattttcaacttGTGTGTCGCAAGAGTTTTTAGAGGGTCTGACGCCAAGTGATGCGATATCTGACTAGTCAGGAGCACAacctctttttcccttagattgtcaaattaaaaatgtgtgaatgaatcaacactatacctattttttgtcagattggcaaaaatatgtGTTTTTGGTGTGCTACGGAATTTTAGTTTAtctgtgccaggagatgaaaaaggttgaaaatcgctggtccaGTTAAAGCTTTTCAAAGGCCCTGCCACAGGACGTCTCCGCAGTTCTCGGCTCCCACCATGCGGGCTCTGAGCGTTCCATCCACTCTCGGGCTCCGAGAGGGGCTACCCAGACTGGCCCCCGCCCGCCGGGGCCCCAGATCGCTGCGGGTAACTGTGTCCACAACGGGCGCACGGGTGCACTTGGCGGCCCACTCGCAGGGCAATCTCGTCGGGACCCCGAACCGCCTGCCCCAGCCAACTGTGCTCCGCGCACCACGCCGTCTCCACCGGTGTCAGGTGGCGGGTGGATTGCCGGTCAGCAGCACCGCCAAGTCCCGGGGAGGTCGCGGGCTCGGCTGACGGGACAAAGTGCTCGACCCACCCCGCAGGAGCCCGGTCCTCACCTGGAAGAGCTGCGGGAAGCGGATGGGGAGGGTGCGCTGCACGGCGGCCGAGGGGCTGAAGCGGTGAGAGCCGCCCCCTCCGCAGGGGTGCACTAGCGCACAGTCAGCGGCACGGACCCTCGGGCGGCGGTGGCGCAGGCGCACTGGTGCTGGCTCTCCGGGAGCGTTTGCTCTGCGTTCCAGTCGCGGTGTTCCCTTCGCCCTCCGCTTGAGGGGCCATGGAAAGTAGTCCAGAGGTAGCGGTACTCCGATACCCAAGGGGAAAGGCGAGTCCGTGCCGCCCTGAGCAGCGCTCAGAAGTGTGCGCCGCAGGGCAGGCCGCATTCTGACTGCTGGGTCTGGCCAGAGCCTAGGGCCGCTGCGCGTGCACGTGGTAGTGGGCGTGGGCTGCCTTCAGCAAGTTCTGAGAATGATGAGTTGTCGGGAGAGGGAAACCGAATGACGGCCGCCCTTGCCTAGAGCCATGCATATGGAGAGAAATTCTACCTAAATCTGTGGACAGTTGCGTTCAAGGACACTTCCTAAAATCCAAAGATGTGCTCAAAACAGCGTAAAAGGTGGCTTCGAAGTATGTGTGACAGATGTGTTCCTGCCCAAGACTTTGCACCTGCTCCTTTAGGAAACATCTTTCATAGCTGATACAATTTCTAGAGAATACTGGCAGCATATCAGTGCGAAGAGTCTGCAAAGATCCCATCTGGCAGCATACGACCCACGGGGACCACTTAGGTCACCTGGATCGCCTGGGGTCGCACACTACATGGTAAGTAGTGGTGGCCAGCTGTTTTGTGAGGCACCATTTGAAGTGTGTTTTGGACGTAGATGCCTCAGCTGTGTAAAGGATGTTTGTCAGGGGAGGAGAAGCCTTAAGCCTTCTGCGTCGGCACTCTCACCCAGTAACTGCCACCCTTCTTTACTGCTTCAGGTTGCTcactggttttttgtttttgttttttttcaccgTGAATAACACAGCGATGATGCAATTATTTGCACAATAGCTTTACAATCTAGTAGCCATAtgtgttaaagaagaaaacagactgTTCACTTTCAAGTCAAAAACAAATTTTCCCCAGTAGTACTGTGACAGgacagtaagaagctaggaaaattcctgggcaagtggaatagggaaactgaggcaagaaaATTAAGCAAGGGCAAACAATTTGAACAACTTATAGCCAGCTAGCCAATTGTAAGACGGTATCTTCCCCATCCAAGGGCACTTGAGAGCAAATAGTTTTTACCTCTCCTTCCTAACCAGAGAATACAGAGCTTAAATCACTCTAGtctggaaaaatagaaaacagagatCCAATTAATACCATTTATGCCAGcgaaacccaaggacagatgaggTCGGgagcaaataacaaaaaccccattaaagCTGGACAGACCCAGGATAAAAGTAAAACGATAAAAGCAGACCAAAGAGTAACTCCCCCTCGACCCAACGCTAATTTTGatgatgcatcagcatattaaaaatgcaaagattCACCCAGAAAGCTGATGAGTATTCTGCTGAaaacctcccctaagattcttgCCCACCGGGGAGTGGGCGGGAATGGGTAAGATCATGGGCCCTCAGGACAAAGATTTAGTGTGGGCTCGCTCTACAGCACAGCCACGCCCCTTCCTAGGCATGAACTTTTTGTGTCTTCccaaactctaagggtccccatgaaacttgcaaccaggggagcagtgggcagtggccgCTCATCCTTGGCTTACCCCTGACCATATttccaaggccccctttttctctgacttcccagtgagctgacagcagccccaccttggctcacttctttcctgtaACGTTtgtagggagccaaagcagagcactgcctgggctctctcctgttgctgcttctatcCTAAGTCCTTCCTGTCTCATTGTCCCCAGCCTTAATAAGCGCACTCACAAAATCAAGTCAGAACTttgagaagagagaggcagagtcCCAGCCCAGAAAGATATGGGCACCAGAGTCTGCTTGCAAACACGTCAGCAGGCATAGTTAATGGGAAGATGTGGGGCACCAGTggacaggggagggagctgagcaGGCATGGCCTTAGGGGTTGGGTTGAGGGAGAAGCGGACAGTGGTACCAGAGAcagcaggaaggggtggggcaactttggggccattatttcttcaatttttttcccccgtcacccccttctctctcctctcctttgagGACTTCAATTATTTGTATGTTAAGGTCCTTTACTTACTTTACTTCCATGTGTTACTGAcggtattttcttttctttcctcttcggattttttcctctctgttctgGAACATTTTTATTGCTCTACTTTCAAGTTCACTACTCTTTTCTTATGCAACGTCCAATCTGCCATTACCCCTATCCCACGCATATATTCCACGGGATAGTTTCCATCTCTAGAAGTCTGTGAACTTCTAGTTCTCCACCTAACTTTCTGAACATGAGGAATAGCGTTTTAATAATAACCATTTTCATGTCCTTCTCTGTTAATTCTGATATCTTTGTAAATTCTAGGTCAGTTTAGATCCATCGGTCAGTCTGAGCATTCTCATTTTGGATTGTGCTTCTGCTTCTTCGTATGCCTGGCATGTGTTTGGAGGCCAGACGTTGTGCCCTTTACCTTGTTGGATGTTGCATACTTTTGTATTCTTATAAATTCTCTTGAACTTTGCTTTGTCGTATATTTTGTTACTTGGGAAGTTGATCCTTTGGGTCttggttttactttttgttaGATGGATCTCGAGTAGTGCTCTAATTATTCTCTAATACTGAGGCAAGATTTCCTGAGTCCTCTACCCCAAGCCTGTGAATCATGAGTTTTTCTAGCCTGGTTGGTGGGAACAGGCACTATTTCCAGCCCTGGGTGATAATTAGGCGAATTTCTTGATCTAATCCTTTTAGAAGGTTCTTTGCCCGTGGCCTTGGCTGTTTCCTCACTGCCCTGCACTTATCTGTACTCAGATGAGTACACAAAGGGACTCCCTCTGCTGAGCTCCAGGGTTCTCTTCATGGAGCTTTTTCCTCTCTGGTATTCTGCTGTGTGAAGTCCAGCTGCCTTAGCGTCTCTAGGCTTCATTTCTTCAACACAAGTAGTCAGCTGGACtccacctcagtttcccctccctTTGCTGTAGCTTGGAAACTCTCTCCAGGTTGTAAGCTGGGGCAGTCGTGGGTtcatcctgttttgtttttcccatctCTCAGGGATCACTGTCCTTTGTTTTCCGACAACCAGGGTCTCAAGACCactgtttcatgtattttgacCACTTCCTTTGGTTATTTCAAGCAGGAGGGTCCATCGGGACCCTGTTACTCATCTTGGCTGAAAGCAGAAGTCTCTTTCAGCTTcttgtcttcctttcctcttctaatAGCATACAGACTGCCCAAGTGCCCAAGTTTTCTTCAACAGAGCATTTGCCAAGTGCCAGGGCTTTGCCTGTACTATCCTGGTTAGTTCTCAGAATCATGCAGGTTTCCTTAACCTCAGCTCCATTTGACAGCTGAAAAGTGAGGCCCAGATTTTTGCTGGTTTGGGTCCCAGACAGGCCAGTCAGTCCTGTGTATATCCTGTGACTCCAAAGTTCTCAATGACGCGCTGCAGAGTTGTTAGGGGAGCTGCCTGACCCACAGAGCATCTTTGGCTCCTTAAAGAAATGTTCATGCTTGCAGCCTGGCTTTTGAAGTGTCCATGCCTACAACACAGCCTCTGGGTGCTAGCTTTGTCAGGTGTGCATGTGTGCCTGGGTCTCATCCAGCCACCTGACATATGAGTTAGATGGGTAAGATGACCTCTAGGCAGGGAAGCAGCCAGAGAGGTGTCAAGGGCCAGAGTCACCTAGGCCCTCTGATTCCAAGTCCAGGCCTTCTTCCTGTGACCTAGGATCACACACAGCTGGCAGAGAGGTAAAGATGAGGTCCATGAACCAGGGGTGAAGTTGCTCAGTTCTCACCATATTTGAAGATTCTGAAATTCCAGCTATCTTCTCTCCTATGAGTCAGCATTTAGACTACTTACTAAGAAAATCCCAGCTTCCAGATAATTCTTCAGaaaatttgagtttttaattACTGATTTCCTTCCATGAAATCAGCAAGTCAGCCACGGTCCTTGGTGCCCAGCATGATCAGGGACGTGACGCACAGCACAGTCAGAACCAAGGGCTTCAATGCCTGGCTTGGGAGGAGAAACATGCGAGGTGGCCTGCCTGCAAACCCTAGCTCTAAGATTCTGCACGACCAGGGAAGTGACCTCTACTTTGCAAAAtgaatttctttgtctttttgaaagattttatttatttatttttagatacaggggaagggagggagaaagagagggagagaaacatcaatgtgtggttgcctcttgtttgccccctgctggggactttgcctgcaacctaggcatgtgccctagactgggaatcgaaccagcaaccttttggttcacaggctggcactcaacccactgagccacaccagccagggcgagcaAAATGAATTTCTGCATGGAGGGGATGGAAGGGGGGCAGGATTAGATGACATCAAAGATCCTTTCTGGCTATGATGTTCTGTCATTCCGCATATCAGGAGGGATCCATggttgggggagaaaggaagaaatgaaaaggaaaaaggcaggGGAAACCACGATGATTTGATATCCAATGcgtgttcatttattttacactTACAAAAAAAATCACCCACCCTCTGCCCTATCCCTCCCCAAACAGTCTctttttacaaacatttaaaaattaaaaccaaatgaagaTAGACAAGTTAATTTCAGtacaattatttttcaatgtaGCTGTCATAATtagagtttaaatttttttcctacaagTAACCAATGTCCAAGTGACTTATAGGGAAATCCTGATTATTGGCCAAAAGGAAAATTCCATATTACAAGTTAGCAAATTCTAGTACAAAAATAGTCTGTGTTGGAATACCCTTTCCTTTTACATAGGTCTTGCATCAGTCTACTGACTGCATAATACACTAACATTTCAGggttctctctctcccaaatggCTCATTAGTCATAGCTGAAGCAACACGGCACGTGCAGTGGCAGGGGCTAGTGTCCACCTCTGGACCGTGCTGAAGACGGTAGGTCTGGGAGTGCCTCTTTGActccagggcagcagggcagagccccagcccctgctccgcATGGGGGTCCTGGAGGGAGGGACGAGTAGCGGGCACAACTGACCCCTTCCAAGGGAGCAGCAACAGGCCCAGGGCACAGGGGAAGTCTACCCAGCTTGCTGGGCTGGCGCTGGTGCAGGACAGCCCACCTCCTGCCAGTGTCTCCTTGACCTACTGTAGCCCGACAAAGTGAGAGGTGGCCCTGCTCGTCATCAGTGGCAAGAGTGTGGCCTTTCCCTTGCTGTAGCCAGGGCATATGTGGGCAAGCTACTTGTCCCTCAGGATGTCGAGCTGTTCCTGACACTCGGTGAAGAGGCGCTGGAAGCGGAGGTTCTGCCCGATGACTGGCAGCAGCTCCTTCAGTAGCTCCCTCTTCCGAAGACCCTGTGGACACAGGAGTGACAACTCATTGTGTGTCAGTGAGAAGACCTACACTGTGGGGGGCTTTTCTGGCCTAACGGAGACCCTTGTGTCTGCCCACCAGACTCCCAGGCACCCCTTGCAGAAACCAGAGGTGGATGAGAAAAATTTCTCTGCGTGTTAGGAAGTCCTGGGAGAACTGAAAGGCTGACCTGGAGCATGTGGGGTGGAGTggcagggtgcaggggagggACACAGTGCAAGGATACTGCAGAGAAAACCAGGAAGCTTCTGCTTCTCCATGTCCCCTAAGTCTGCTGGCACAGTCACCACTAGCCTTCGACTGTACTGTGCAGTGGCCACAGCGGCTTGGCCTCCCAGAGCAGGATGAGTATAGCTAAGAGGGCAGAGGGATAGGTGGATGGCCACCTGGGAGGGGCTGCTCCCTCAGGCAACTGCACTC is part of the Desmodus rotundus isolate HL8 chromosome 7, HLdesRot8A.1, whole genome shotgun sequence genome and encodes:
- the CLTCL1 gene encoding clathrin heavy chain 2, whose amino-acid sequence is MRPALRRTLLSAAQGGTDSPFPLGIGVPLPLDYFPWPLKRRAKGTPRLERRANAPGEPAPVRLRHRRPRVRAADCALVHPCGGGGSHRFSPSAAVQRTLPIRFPQLFQLHPWKQLLGAVLGLGVLTLSGRPSPGCASLMWMGRSLPGTTVSFTPVIWRSWCAFARAKPQKMLKHLEFFWSRVNLPKVLRATGQAHLWAELVFLCDRYEEYDNASSP